A genomic segment from Spinacia oleracea cultivar Varoflay chromosome 3, BTI_SOV_V1, whole genome shotgun sequence encodes:
- the LOC110774751 gene encoding protein FAR1-RELATED SEQUENCE 11-like has translation MDEERRLENIFWCSAQSFDWYQKYGDVVVFDTTYKVNAYDMPCGSFVGVDNHGKIILFGCALLRNETTATFSWLMKNFVAIMKSAPKTIIIDQDPWMSKAIASEMLTTKHSYCIWHITSKFSCWFATLLREDYQKWCSNFYKLYKLTLPEEFEHTWSVIIAKYNLQENKHVKGLYNVRYFWAPAYLRDYFSGGMITTGRSESI, from the exons ATGGATGAAGAAAGGAGGTTAGAAAATATATTTTGGTGCTCGGCTCAAAGTTTTGATTGGTATCAAAAGTACGGTGATGTAGTCGTGTTCGATACCACCTACAAAGTTAATGCATATGACATGCCTTGTGGAAGTTTTGTTGGGGTTGACAATCATGGAAAGATTATTTTGTTTGGGTGTGCTCTACTCCGAAATGAGACGACTGCTACCTTTTCATGGTTAATGAAG AATTTTGTTGCTATAATGAAGAGTGCCCCAAAGACCATCATCATTGATCAAGATCCTTGGATGTCTAAAGCAATTGCATCTGAAATGCTAACTACAAAACATAGTTATTGTATATGGCATATCACATCAAAATTCAGTTGTTGGTTTGCAACACTTTTGCGAGAGGATTATCAAAAATGGTGTTCTAACTTTTACAAATTGTATAAGCTGACTCTACCGGAAGAGTTTGAACATACTTGGAGTGTGATTATTGCAAAGTATAACTTGCAAGAGAATAAACATGTTAAAGGTTTGTACAATGTGAGATATTTTTGGGCACCGGCTTATCTTAGAGATTACTTTTCCGGAGGCATGATAACCACCGGAAGATCAGAGAGCATATAA